A DNA window from Hydrogenophaga taeniospiralis contains the following coding sequences:
- a CDS encoding Zn-dependent hydrolase: MDTKVKPNIENLRINGERLWASLMELAQIGATPKGGVCRLTLTDLDKQGRDLVTRWAREAGMTVTIDKIGNGFMRRPGRNNSLPPIMTGSHIDTQPTGGKFDGNYGVLAGIEVVRTLNDHGIETEAPIEVAFWTNEEGSRFVPVMMGSGVFAKAFTLEHAYAATDTEGKTVKGELERIGYVGEQEPGDHPIGAYFETHIEQGPVLEDNHKTIGVVTGVLGIRWYDCTVTGMEAHAGPTPMALRRDALQVAAHLMQEVVACAHRHPPHGRGTVGMVQVHPNSRNVIPGQVKFSIDLRNATDADCERMDQDIRAVAAKLSADTGLPINIELVSNYPAQVFHPDCVDAVGRAAAKLGYSHMPAVSGAGHDAVYMARLAPAGMVFIPCKDGISHNEIESAEPEHITAGCNVLLHAMLERAGR, from the coding sequence ATGGACACCAAAGTCAAACCCAATATTGAAAACCTGCGCATCAACGGCGAGCGCCTCTGGGCTTCGCTCATGGAGCTGGCGCAGATCGGCGCCACGCCCAAGGGCGGCGTGTGTCGCCTCACGCTCACGGACCTGGACAAGCAAGGCCGCGACCTGGTCACGCGCTGGGCGCGCGAGGCGGGCATGACGGTCACCATCGACAAGATCGGCAACGGCTTCATGCGCCGCCCCGGCCGCAACAACAGCCTGCCGCCGATCATGACCGGCAGCCACATCGACACCCAGCCCACCGGCGGCAAGTTCGACGGCAATTACGGCGTGCTGGCCGGCATCGAGGTGGTGCGCACGCTCAACGACCACGGCATCGAGACCGAGGCGCCCATCGAAGTGGCGTTCTGGACCAACGAAGAAGGCTCGCGCTTCGTGCCCGTGATGATGGGCTCGGGCGTGTTCGCCAAGGCCTTCACGCTCGAGCACGCCTACGCCGCCACCGACACCGAAGGCAAGACGGTGAAGGGCGAGCTGGAGCGCATCGGCTACGTCGGCGAGCAGGAGCCGGGCGACCACCCCATCGGCGCCTACTTCGAAACCCACATCGAACAAGGGCCGGTGCTTGAAGACAACCACAAGACCATCGGCGTCGTCACCGGCGTGCTCGGCATCCGCTGGTACGACTGCACCGTGACCGGCATGGAGGCCCACGCCGGCCCCACGCCCATGGCATTGCGCCGCGACGCGCTGCAGGTCGCCGCCCACCTGATGCAGGAAGTGGTGGCCTGCGCCCACCGCCACCCACCGCACGGGCGCGGCACGGTGGGCATGGTGCAGGTGCACCCCAACAGCCGCAACGTGATCCCGGGCCAGGTGAAGTTCAGCATCGACCTGCGCAACGCCACCGACGCCGACTGCGAGCGCATGGACCAGGACATCCGCGCCGTGGCCGCGAAGCTCAGCGCGGACACGGGCCTGCCCATCAATATCGAACTGGTGTCCAACTACCCGGCCCAGGTCTTCCACCCCGACTGCGTGGACGCCGTGGGCCGCGCCGCCGCCAAGCTCGGCTACAGCCACATGCCCGCCGTCTCGGGCGCCGGGCACGATGCCGTGTACATGGCGCGCCTGGCGCCCGCGGGCATGGTGTTCATCCCCTGCAAGGACGGCATCAGCCACAACGAGATCGAAAGCGCCGAGCCCGAGCACATCACCGCGGGCTGCAACGTGCTGCTGCACGCGATGCTGGAGCGCGCGGGTAGGTGA
- a CDS encoding AidA/PixA family protein encodes MEPEIGAAWINLLAVIDTGHVKSTCPDPSQDAKHPTEIGPGGVFMICPGWRDDAPEQETDEPCVNIGHGSRVALRGVSISNNSDDAVIVYAVDTRNGEENRVSKSFKPVVVTREEAVQPDPDSSNGGIPPLHVETNFSSLNARFIALKSRVLNADFALYTLAEDGQSQQLLGYYFWKFRVRCEQP; translated from the coding sequence ATGGAACCAGAAATTGGCGCTGCATGGATCAATCTGCTCGCCGTCATCGACACCGGCCATGTGAAATCGACCTGCCCCGACCCGAGCCAGGACGCCAAACATCCGACAGAAATCGGCCCCGGCGGGGTGTTCATGATCTGCCCGGGATGGCGCGACGATGCCCCTGAACAGGAGACGGACGAGCCATGCGTCAACATCGGCCATGGAAGCCGGGTCGCGCTGAGGGGGGTTTCCATCTCCAACAACTCGGACGACGCCGTGATTGTTTACGCGGTCGACACCCGGAACGGGGAAGAAAACCGGGTCTCAAAAAGCTTCAAGCCGGTCGTGGTGACGCGGGAAGAGGCGGTACAGCCCGACCCCGATTCGAGCAACGGGGGAATACCGCCCCTTCATGTCGAAACGAATTTCAGCAGCCTGAACGCAAGATTCATCGCCCTGAAATCGAGGGTCCTGAACGCCGACTTCGCCCTGTACACGCTGGCCGAAGACGGCCAATCCCAACAGCTGTTGGGGTACTACTTCTGGAAGTTTCGCGTGCGGTGCGAACAGCCATGA
- a CDS encoding inclusion body family protein translates to MTALTASGQTANILVVIDTEYVKSTYSNPSKDPTKPTGINHNSQFMIATGTRGIISGQGTADLSFKLNVGDYASFTGTSVYANSDDAVIVYGIKYWSGTQVFNSFTPNVITRNRAVQPNPEQVANGGIPPLQTVQNFSSLDSKVGKSGTENFYVYFGLYTLGSDGQTQNLFGYFYWDPTITVQG, encoded by the coding sequence ATGACAGCACTCACCGCATCGGGTCAGACCGCCAACATCCTTGTCGTCATTGATACGGAGTACGTCAAGTCCACCTATTCCAACCCCAGCAAGGACCCGACCAAGCCCACCGGCATCAATCACAACAGCCAGTTCATGATCGCCACCGGAACGCGCGGGATCATCAGCGGCCAAGGAACGGCGGATCTGTCGTTCAAGCTCAACGTCGGTGACTACGCGTCGTTCACCGGCACCTCCGTCTACGCCAATTCGGACGACGCCGTGATCGTCTACGGCATCAAGTACTGGAGCGGCACCCAGGTGTTCAACAGCTTCACGCCCAACGTGATCACCCGCAACCGTGCCGTGCAACCCAATCCGGAGCAGGTCGCGAACGGCGGCATTCCGCCCCTCCAGACGGTGCAGAACTTCAGCAGCCTGGACTCGAAGGTGGGCAAATCGGGCACGGAAAACTTCTACGTCTACTTCGGCCTCTACACGCTGGGGTCGGACGGCCAGACCCAGAACCTGTTCGGGTACTTCTACTGGGACCCCACCATCACCGTGCAGGGTTGA
- a CDS encoding AAA family ATPase, which yields MTDRTPPLIAALLDPARYPHPVERVELMETHGAWVLLAGEHAYKIKKPVRFPFMDFSTLALRRHACETEIRVNRRFQQHDRPATQLYLGVLPIVGTPAQPRWGKPGTGDEAQAIEFAVLMRRFDEACRLDHLCERGALSPEHLIGLARRMAAFQARAAVAGTGQAWGHPTAAMRWPRDNFSTLRTALTAPADAALVRELSDWTEQRFNAIEPLLSRRRQKGRVREGHGDLHLANLVLIQGNGEDEVLPFDAIEFNDSLRWIDVANDMAFAWMDLLGHGCPGLANVLLSAWLDASGDVSAPTVWSFFASYRAGVRAKVAAIRLGQLGGNPARPSTGSGRPDVLGTAAEDEREHLLSEARRYLALARDIAHPPSPQLIITHGLSGSGKTWASSRWLAAEASGRAIRLRSDVERKRMHGLSALAPSGSGLNAGLYSPQAHTDTYTSLLARARRLLAERWTVLVDAAFLRAAERAAFAALADEQRVPFHILACEAPVDLLRQRITERQARGADASEATVSVLEQQLGWLEPLDAGERARLI from the coding sequence ATGACCGATCGAACCCCTCCCCTGATTGCGGCCCTGCTGGACCCAGCCCGCTACCCGCACCCGGTGGAGCGCGTCGAACTGATGGAAACGCATGGCGCCTGGGTGCTGCTGGCGGGGGAGCACGCCTACAAGATCAAGAAGCCGGTGCGTTTTCCCTTCATGGATTTCAGCACCCTGGCCCTGCGCCGCCACGCCTGCGAGACCGAGATCCGGGTCAACCGGCGTTTCCAGCAGCACGACCGACCCGCCACGCAGCTGTACCTGGGCGTGCTGCCCATCGTCGGCACGCCGGCGCAGCCGCGCTGGGGCAAGCCCGGCACGGGCGACGAGGCGCAGGCCATCGAATTCGCGGTGCTGATGCGCCGCTTTGACGAGGCCTGCCGGCTGGACCACCTGTGCGAGCGCGGTGCCCTGAGCCCCGAGCACCTGATCGGCCTGGCGCGGCGCATGGCGGCGTTTCAGGCCCGGGCCGCCGTGGCCGGCACCGGCCAGGCCTGGGGCCACCCGACCGCAGCCATGCGCTGGCCGCGCGACAACTTCAGCACCCTGCGCACGGCCTTGACCGCACCCGCCGACGCCGCCCTGGTGCGCGAGCTGAGCGACTGGACCGAGCAGCGCTTCAACGCCATCGAACCGCTGCTCTCCCGGCGGCGCCAGAAGGGCCGCGTGCGCGAAGGCCATGGCGATCTGCACCTGGCCAACCTGGTGCTGATCCAGGGGAACGGCGAGGACGAGGTCCTGCCCTTCGACGCCATTGAGTTCAACGACTCGCTGCGCTGGATCGACGTGGCCAACGACATGGCCTTCGCCTGGATGGACCTGCTGGGCCACGGGTGCCCCGGCCTGGCCAACGTGCTGCTGAGCGCCTGGCTCGACGCCAGCGGCGACGTGTCGGCGCCCACCGTGTGGAGCTTTTTCGCCAGCTACCGCGCCGGCGTGCGCGCCAAGGTGGCTGCGATCCGCCTGGGGCAGTTGGGTGGAAATCCGGCGCGCCCTTCGACCGGCTCGGGGCGGCCGGATGTGCTGGGCACGGCGGCAGAAGACGAGCGTGAGCACTTGCTCTCCGAGGCGCGGCGCTACCTCGCGCTGGCGCGCGACATCGCCCACCCGCCCTCACCGCAACTGATCATCACCCACGGCCTCTCCGGCAGTGGCAAGACCTGGGCCTCCAGCCGCTGGCTCGCCGCCGAAGCCAGCGGGCGCGCGATCCGCCTGCGCTCCGACGTGGAACGCAAGCGCATGCACGGCCTGAGCGCGCTGGCGCCCAGCGGCTCGGGCCTGAACGCCGGGCTCTACAGCCCGCAGGCCCACACGGACACCTACACCTCGCTGCTGGCGCGCGCGCGCCGGCTGCTCGCCGAGCGCTGGACGGTGCTGGTGGACGCGGCCTTTCTGCGCGCGGCCGAACGCGCCGCGTTTGCCGCACTGGCCGATGAACAGCGCGTGCCGTTCCACATCCTCGCCTGCGAGGCGCCGGTGGACCTGCTGCGCCAGCGCATCACCGAGCGGCAGGCGCGCGGGGCCGACGCGTCCGAGGCCACGGTGTCGGTGCTGGAGCAGCAACTGGGCTGGCTGGAGCCGCTGGATGCGGGCGAGCGGGCACGCCTGATCTGA